The Scatophagus argus isolate fScaArg1 chromosome 20, fScaArg1.pri, whole genome shotgun sequence genome window below encodes:
- the ddx56 gene encoding probable ATP-dependent RNA helicase DDX56 has translation MAAERLQFHEMGLDDRLLKAVADLGWSQPTLIQEKAIPLALEGKDLLARARTGSGKTAAYAVPVIQRILTSKQSVREQDVRALILVPTKELGQQVQTMIRQLTAYCLRDVRVADISGKADLSSQRPILMEKPDVVVGTPSRVLAHLNAQNLVLHSSLEMLVVDEADLLFSFGFEADLKNLLCHLPKIYQSFLMSATLSEDVQALKELLLHNPVILKLQGSQLPDSSQLQQYSIKCEEEDKFLLIYTLLRLRLVQGKTLVFVGAVDRCYRLKLFLEQFGIPACVLNSELPVQSRCHIITQFNQGFYDYIIATDEQSLADPAAAPAAASQAQKKKTSEKGGKMKDKEYGVSRGVDFQNVSNVINFDFPTTVESYIHRVGRTARADNPGSALSFISHTELGLLAEVEEALTGDHAESVLKPYKFKMEEIEGFRYRCRDAMRSVTKQAVREARLKEIKQELLNSEKLKTYFEDNPRDLQLLRHDKDLHPAVVKPHLKNVPEYLVPETLRSAVNPLSARRRRKRKEKSKPEGVAKTSFKKNIQGKNPLKSFRYTGGRNRKGKAGHS, from the exons ATGGCAGCTGAGAGGCTACAGTTTCATGAAATGGGCCTGGACGACCGTCTTTTAAAG GCGGTTGCAGATCTGGGTTGGTCCCAGCCCACTCTGATCCAGGAGAAGGCCATCCCTCTGGCTCTGGAGGGGAAAGACCTGCTGGCCCGAGCCCGGACCGGATCTGGAAAGACTGCAGCTTACGCTGTGCCCGTCATACAGCGCATCCTGACCTCCAAACAG AGTGTCCGTGAGCAGGATGTGAGGGCTCTGATCCTGGTCCCGACCAAAGAGCTGGGACAGCAGGTCCAGACCATGATCAGACAGCTGACGGCGTACTGCTTGAGGGACGTCCGCGTGGCCGACATCTCTGGGAAAGCTGACCTGTCGTCTCAGAG GCCTATCTTGATGGAGAAGCCAGATGTGGTCGTGGGGACGCCGTCCCGTGTGCTCGCCCACCTCAACGCCCAGAACCTGGTCCTGCATTCGTCCCTGGAGATGCTGGTTGTGGATGAGGCCGACCTGCTCTTCTCCTTTGGCTTTGAGGCTGACCTGAAGAACCTGTTGTG TCACTTGCCGAAGATCTACCAGTCGTTCCTGATGTCGGCGACTCTCTCCGAGGACGTTCAGGCCTtaaaggagctgctgctgcacaaccCC GTGATCCTGAAGCTGCAGGGCTCGCAGCTCCCGGACAGcagccagctgcagcagtacagcatcaagtgtgaggaggaggacaagttCCTGCTCATCTACACGCTGCTGAGGCTGCGGCTGGTTCAGGGCAAGACGCTGGTGTTCGTCGGCGCCGTGGACAGGTGCTACAGGCTCAAACTGTTTCTGGAACAGTTTGGTATCCCTGCCTGCGTGCTCAACTCCGAGCTGCCCGTCCAGTCCAG GTGCCACATCATCACTCAGTTTAACCAGGGATTTTACGACTACATCATCGCCACAGACGAGCAGAGTTTGGCTGACCCCGCCGccgctcctgctgctgcttcacaagcacagaagaagaagacgtcagagaaaggaggaaa GATGAAGGACAAAGAGTACGGAGTCTCCAGAGGTGTGgactttcaaaatgtttccaacGTCATCAACTTCGATTTCCCCACGACCGTGGAGTCATACATCCACCGAGTTGGAAG GACGGCGAGAGCGGACAACCCGGGCTCTGCGCTGTCTTTTATCTCTCACACTGAGCTCGGTTTGCtggcggaggtggaggaggcgcTCACAGGAG ATCACGCTGAAAGTGTTCTGAAGCCATACAAGTTCAAGATGGAGGAGATTGAAGGCTTCAGGTACAGGTGCAGG GACGCGATGCGTTCAGTGACCAAGCAGGCAGTCAGAGAGGCCAGACTGAAGGAGATCAAGCAGGAGCTGCtcaattcagaaaaactgaag aCATATTTTGAGGATAACCCCAGAGATCTGCAGCTGCTGCGACATGACAAAGACCTTCATCCTGCTGTGGTCAAACCCCACCTGAAAAATGTACCTGAATACCTcg ttccagagacactgaggagtGCAGTGAATCCACTGTCAGccaggagaagaaggaagaggaaggaaaaatcAAAACCAGAGGGAGTCGCCAAGACCAGTTTCAAG AAGAACATCCAGGGGAAGAACCCACTCAAGAGTTTCCGATACACCGGAGGCAGGAACAGAAAAGGTAAAGCAGGCCATTCGTAG